In Bacteroidales bacterium, a single genomic region encodes these proteins:
- a CDS encoding radical SAM protein, whose product MATFLFDEIIFGPVKSRRLGVSLGINLLPTKRKVCNFDCIYCECGWTTDIEKIKDKLPGRKEVYKALEKKLSEMKAANESPDVITYAGNGEPTLHPEFSGIIDDSITLRNKYFPKAKIAVLSNATNITKPGIRSALLKVDQNILKLDSAFNSTVQIHNQPKGSFNVEELINNLKDFDGNLVVQTLFLRGEYKGTVIDNTTPAEIEAWLNAIETIKPSEVMIYTISRDTPVGDKLKKVPLKELKEIAAKVEKLGFKTQVSG is encoded by the coding sequence ATGGCCACATTTCTTTTTGATGAGATAATATTCGGACCTGTAAAAAGCAGAAGACTTGGCGTTTCGCTGGGGATAAACCTCCTGCCAACCAAACGGAAAGTCTGTAATTTCGATTGTATTTACTGCGAATGCGGCTGGACAACTGATATTGAGAAAATTAAGGACAAACTACCGGGCAGGAAAGAAGTATATAAGGCTCTTGAAAAGAAACTCTCAGAAATGAAGGCAGCTAATGAGTCTCCAGATGTAATAACCTATGCAGGAAACGGAGAGCCTACTCTGCACCCTGAGTTTTCTGGAATAATCGACGATAGCATTACTCTGAGGAATAAGTATTTCCCAAAGGCTAAAATTGCAGTGCTATCAAATGCCACAAATATTACAAAACCCGGAATCAGGAGCGCTCTTTTGAAGGTCGACCAGAACATTCTGAAGCTTGATTCGGCTTTTAATTCCACCGTTCAGATCCATAATCAGCCAAAGGGCTCTTTCAATGTTGAAGAGCTGATAAATAACCTGAAGGATTTCGATGGCAATCTTGTTGTTCAGACACTCTTCCTCAGGGGTGAATATAAAGGCACAGTGATCGACAACACAACACCCGCTGAAATAGAGGCCTGGCTGAATGCCATTGAAACGATAAAGCCTTCAGAGGTAATGATATACACTATATCGAGGGATACTCCTGTTGGTGATAAACTAAAAAAAGTTCCGCTTAAGGAACTCAAGGAGATTGCGGCAAAGGTTGAAAAACTTGGTTTTAAAACACAGGTTTCAGGATAA
- a CDS encoding amidohydrolase family protein, whose translation MRRFSAQFIITNSGSKVKRGVITTGDDGTIISVDDTLIDVKEQHSVEYHNGIIVPGFVNCHCHLELSHMKGTIKPGGSLGEFLAQINNTRAAEFDTIISSAATEDSYMYKEGVSLCGDICNTTNTFNTKKESAIKYINLIEVFGINPEKAEIRMNEGVKVSEAAEEMKLPWSFVPHSCYSMSQTLFSLLRQKSKKNRVTSIHFMESTGEKNFIEKHSGELMETYRKSGFIPPRLEMVKDHVDTVLNEVTPSGNLILVHNTFADSSTIKAVQKRDNLYWCLCPNSNIYIENTFPPVDLLVDEGCEIVIGTDSLASNTKLSILSELISLQMHFPALSLEDLVKWATINGARALGEDDNFGKIEPGKKPGLLLLQNVDLINMKFLRDSYVTRLI comes from the coding sequence ATGAGACGCTTCTCAGCACAATTCATAATAACAAACTCAGGATCAAAAGTTAAAAGAGGAGTAATTACCACCGGTGATGACGGCACAATAATAAGTGTTGACGATACACTTATCGATGTAAAAGAGCAGCATTCAGTTGAATACCATAACGGCATAATTGTTCCGGGATTCGTAAATTGTCACTGCCATCTCGAATTGTCGCACATGAAGGGGACTATAAAACCGGGGGGAAGCCTGGGAGAGTTTCTTGCTCAGATAAACAACACAAGAGCTGCTGAATTTGATACAATAATTTCCTCTGCAGCAACAGAAGATAGTTATATGTATAAGGAAGGTGTTTCGTTATGCGGGGATATTTGCAACACAACCAATACATTCAATACCAAAAAGGAGAGTGCAATAAAATACATTAACCTTATTGAAGTATTCGGAATTAATCCGGAAAAAGCAGAAATAAGAATGAATGAGGGCGTGAAGGTCTCTGAGGCAGCAGAAGAAATGAAGCTCCCCTGGTCGTTTGTGCCGCATTCATGCTACTCGATGTCGCAGACACTCTTCAGCCTTCTCCGTCAAAAAAGCAAAAAAAACAGAGTTACTTCAATCCATTTCATGGAGAGTACCGGAGAGAAAAATTTCATCGAAAAGCATTCAGGAGAGTTAATGGAGACTTACAGAAAATCAGGCTTCATTCCTCCCCGTCTGGAAATGGTTAAGGACCATGTTGATACTGTTCTCAACGAAGTAACTCCTTCCGGAAATCTTATACTTGTACATAATACTTTTGCAGATTCCTCAACAATAAAGGCTGTACAGAAAAGAGACAACCTATACTGGTGCCTTTGCCCCAATTCAAACATATATATAGAAAATACATTCCCGCCTGTTGATCTTCTTGTTGATGAGGGCTGCGAGATCGTAATTGGGACCGACAGCCTTGCTTCAAATACAAAACTCAGTATACTAAGTGAACTGATCTCGCTTCAGATGCATTTCCCGGCACTTTCACTTGAAGATCTTGTAAAATGGGCGACGATTAACGGGGCCAGAGCACTTGGTGAGGATGATAATTTCGGAAAGATCGAACCCGGCAAAAAACCCGGACTCCTTCTCCTCCAAAATGTTGATCTGATAAATATGAAGTTTCTACGCGACAGTTACGTAACCCGCCTGATCTGA
- a CDS encoding DUF4296 domain-containing protein — protein sequence MTRLITISLLIFLLIAGSCSTRKSRVEHSNMIPEKELVKLITELYLTDGLLSIPKTSQLYSLSDTFKAHLDVFKMHGYTKEAMDMTLKYYYVKKPKELIKIYDQVLGILSEMQSRYEAEVAQIQSRMANIWEGENSYLLPDGSGIDSANFILKANSQGIYYLSYTVTLSPSDQSYNPRPTVYMCHPDSIETGKRHYIKTIEYLKDGQPHTYNLQINVQEKSEYFVKGWFFNSGSCPDESPGNLRIEKIYLTFKPGLL from the coding sequence ATGACGCGGTTAATAACCATCAGTCTTCTGATCTTCTTACTAATTGCAGGTTCCTGTTCAACCAGGAAGAGCAGGGTTGAGCATAGCAACATGATTCCTGAAAAGGAACTTGTGAAACTGATCACAGAGCTTTACCTTACAGATGGTTTGCTTTCTATTCCGAAAACTTCACAGCTATATTCACTTTCCGATACATTTAAGGCACATCTGGATGTGTTTAAAATGCATGGTTATACAAAGGAGGCAATGGATATGACGCTCAAGTATTATTATGTTAAAAAGCCAAAGGAACTTATTAAAATTTATGATCAGGTACTTGGAATACTGAGTGAGATGCAATCGAGATATGAAGCTGAAGTAGCCCAGATACAATCAAGGATGGCGAATATATGGGAAGGTGAGAATTCATATTTATTGCCTGATGGTTCCGGTATCGATTCTGCCAATTTTATTCTTAAGGCAAACAGTCAGGGTATATATTATCTGTCATATACTGTTACCCTGTCTCCTTCTGACCAGTCTTATAACCCGCGGCCAACCGTGTATATGTGTCATCCCGACAGTATAGAAACAGGAAAGAGACACTATATAAAGACTATTGAATACCTGAAAGATGGCCAGCCGCATACTTATAACCTGCAGATCAATGTACAGGAAAAATCAGAATACTTTGTTAAAGGCTGGTTCTTTAATTCAGGGAGTTGCCCCGACGAATCACCGGGAAACCTCAGAATAGAGAAAATCTACTTAACATTTAAGCCGGGGCTCTTATGA
- a CDS encoding ABC transporter permease yields the protein MKLSLYIAKRYLFAKKSRNAINVISAVSVAGVAVGTMALIIILSVFNGLETMVSKIFNTFDPDLKITVTEGKTFIPDTARLKLLANVEGLSCYSLSLEENALLKYGDRQYIATIKGVDDNYAMVTNIDSAMWEGDFILNDDKGRSFAIPGMGVAVNLGMRINFVQQLSIIVPRKDASTNLDPENALKRQYVFPSGIFEVEKEYDSKYVYLPIDFVRNLIETYEGVSSIEIRFKEGADPKSVQKRVTEIFAKGFVVQNQYEQQELFYKVMRSERLAIFFILTLILIIASFNIIGSLTMLIIEKERDIEILKSLGADNSLIQKIFIFEGWLISIIGAMAGVFLGFAICWLQQTFGLVKLQSESLIMDAYPVVIKLKDFIIVPVTVLLIGYWAAWYPVRFLTKKFLKNT from the coding sequence GTGAAGCTCTCATTATACATAGCAAAGAGATATCTGTTCGCAAAAAAATCGCGGAACGCCATAAATGTTATCTCAGCTGTTTCAGTAGCCGGTGTTGCTGTCGGAACAATGGCACTGATAATCATTCTTTCGGTCTTTAACGGACTGGAGACAATGGTAAGTAAGATCTTCAACACTTTTGATCCGGATTTAAAAATTACTGTTACTGAAGGAAAAACATTTATACCTGACACTGCAAGACTTAAGCTTCTGGCGAATGTGGAAGGATTGTCGTGCTATTCTCTCAGCCTGGAAGAAAATGCCCTGCTTAAATATGGCGACAGGCAATACATAGCCACAATTAAAGGTGTGGATGACAACTATGCAATGGTGACCAATATCGACAGTGCCATGTGGGAAGGCGATTTTATCCTTAATGATGATAAAGGACGCTCCTTTGCAATCCCGGGAATGGGAGTAGCGGTAAACCTTGGGATGAGAATCAACTTTGTGCAACAATTGAGTATTATTGTTCCCAGGAAAGATGCAAGCACAAATCTTGATCCGGAAAATGCACTGAAACGTCAGTATGTCTTCCCTTCAGGGATTTTTGAGGTTGAGAAAGAGTATGATTCAAAATATGTTTACCTGCCTATTGATTTTGTGAGGAACCTTATTGAAACGTATGAGGGAGTATCATCAATCGAGATCAGGTTTAAAGAAGGCGCCGATCCTAAATCAGTTCAAAAAAGAGTAACAGAAATTTTCGCAAAAGGATTTGTTGTACAAAATCAGTATGAGCAGCAGGAGTTGTTTTATAAGGTTATGCGCTCAGAAAGACTGGCAATTTTCTTCATTCTCACACTAATACTTATAATTGCTTCGTTCAACATAATAGGATCACTTACAATGCTTATTATCGAAAAGGAACGCGATATTGAAATACTGAAGAGCCTGGGAGCTGATAACAGCCTTATTCAGAAGATTTTCATCTTTGAAGGCTGGCTGATATCGATAATCGGAGCCATGGCAGGTGTCTTCCTTGGTTTCGCTATCTGCTGGCTGCAACAGACTTTCGGGCTGGTCAAACTACAGAGCGAATCGCTGATTATGGATGCATATCCTGTAGTTATAAAACTCAAAGATTTTATTATTGTCCCGGTTACGGTGCTGCTGATAGGTTACTGGGCAGCATGGTACCCTGTAAGGTTTCTTACAAAAAAGTTTCTTAAAAACACTTAA
- a CDS encoding class I SAM-dependent methyltransferase, protein MQYEPIKKSLGRFFAGSQLMRKTLYFLLDLLLLRTWHVKKSLRKISAEFTGEASVLDAGSGFGQYTWRMSRMNKQWRIKAVDINSEQITDCNNFFARAGLSDRIIFETGDLTKLHESDKYNIILSVDVMEHIEEDVLVFSNFCRALKNNGILIISTPSDQGGSDVHDDDDKSFIDEHVRDGYGIKEITEKLTKAGFSKVEARYTYGKPGGISWRLSMKYPVKMLNVSYLFFIILPFYYLIFFPVSIILNIFDLNITHKTGTGLLVTARK, encoded by the coding sequence ATGCAGTACGAACCAATAAAAAAATCGCTGGGCAGATTCTTTGCAGGATCGCAGCTGATGAGAAAGACTCTCTACTTTTTACTTGATCTCCTTTTACTCCGCACCTGGCATGTGAAAAAGTCACTGCGGAAAATTTCAGCCGAATTTACCGGAGAAGCTTCAGTGCTTGACGCCGGTTCAGGTTTTGGTCAGTATACCTGGCGGATGAGCCGGATGAATAAGCAATGGAGAATAAAGGCTGTTGACATCAACAGTGAGCAGATTACAGATTGCAACAATTTCTTTGCCAGGGCAGGATTATCGGATAGGATTATATTTGAAACCGGTGATCTCACAAAACTTCACGAGTCGGATAAATATAATATCATCCTTTCGGTAGATGTGATGGAACATATCGAGGAAGATGTACTTGTTTTCAGCAACTTCTGCAGGGCACTCAAAAACAACGGGATCCTTATAATCTCCACTCCTTCCGATCAGGGAGGTTCCGATGTGCATGATGATGATGATAAGTCATTTATTGATGAGCATGTGAGAGACGGTTACGGGATAAAAGAAATAACCGAAAAACTTACAAAGGCCGGTTTCAGCAAAGTTGAAGCGCGATATACTTACGGTAAGCCCGGAGGTATCTCATGGAGACTCTCTATGAAATATCCGGTGAAGATGCTGAATGTCTCGTACCTCTTTTTCATAATTCTCCCGTTTTATTATCTTATTTTCTTTCCGGTATCAATAATTCTTAACATTTTTGATCTGAATATTACACATAAGACAGGGACTGGACTGCTTGTAACTGCCAGAAAATAA
- the rbfA gene encoding 30S ribosome-binding factor RbfA, translating into MESTRQKKVSRLIQKELADIFLKRGNEFAHGKLVSITRVRISPDLSFAKVYISIFPATNQDEVLKSLQEHSSKIRFDLGHKVRTQLRIVPDIAFHIDDSLDYIDKIDKLLKS; encoded by the coding sequence ATGGAATCGACAAGACAGAAAAAAGTATCAAGGTTAATTCAGAAAGAACTGGCCGACATATTTCTTAAGAGGGGTAATGAATTTGCACATGGAAAACTGGTCTCAATAACCAGGGTAAGGATTAGTCCCGACCTGTCATTTGCAAAAGTCTACATAAGTATTTTCCCGGCCACAAATCAGGATGAGGTGCTTAAATCCTTACAGGAGCACAGTTCCAAGATCAGGTTCGATCTTGGTCACAAGGTAAGAACACAGTTAAGAATTGTCCCCGATATAGCCTTCCATATTGACGACAGTCTCGATTATATCGACAAAATAGACAAGCTGCTGAAATCCTGA
- the trpS gene encoding tryptophan--tRNA ligase, translating into MDTVVSGIRSTGNLHLGNYFGAVKNFLKMQKENNCYFFIADYHALTTHPKPEDLHGNIKQILAEYLACGIDPEVATVFIQSDVPEVSELYLLLNMNAYVGELERTASFKDTVRKQPDNINAGLLTYPVLMAADIIIHKAHKVPVGKDQEQHLEMTRRFARRFNMMYEVNYFPEPDAYNFGQQLVKIPGLDGTGKMGKSEGNGIFLADKPEDIRKKVMRAVTDTGPTEPNQKPTEAVQNLFTIMNVVSEESTVKYFTEKYASCEIRYGDMKKQLAEDIIKFTEPIRLRINDILTDNKYLSKVVAAGAEKARASASKTVREVREIIGYRSF; encoded by the coding sequence ATGGACACAGTTGTGAGTGGCATCAGGTCGACAGGGAACCTGCATCTCGGAAATTATTTCGGAGCGGTTAAGAACTTTCTCAAAATGCAGAAGGAGAATAACTGCTATTTTTTTATTGCTGATTACCATGCACTTACAACCCATCCCAAGCCTGAGGATCTACATGGAAATATAAAGCAGATACTTGCAGAATACCTTGCCTGTGGAATCGATCCTGAAGTTGCAACAGTTTTTATCCAGAGCGATGTCCCTGAAGTCTCGGAATTATACCTGTTGCTCAACATGAACGCATACGTCGGAGAGCTTGAGAGAACAGCTTCATTCAAGGATACCGTAAGAAAGCAGCCGGATAACATAAATGCTGGACTGCTGACATATCCGGTATTGATGGCTGCTGACATTATAATTCATAAAGCCCATAAGGTACCGGTTGGAAAAGATCAGGAGCAGCACCTCGAAATGACCCGCAGGTTTGCCAGAAGGTTTAACATGATGTATGAAGTGAATTATTTCCCTGAGCCTGATGCATACAATTTCGGTCAGCAGCTGGTAAAGATACCCGGACTTGATGGTACAGGGAAGATGGGCAAAAGCGAAGGTAACGGAATATTTCTGGCTGATAAACCGGAGGATATCAGGAAGAAAGTTATGAGGGCAGTAACCGATACCGGACCAACTGAACCAAATCAGAAACCAACCGAAGCTGTTCAGAATCTTTTTACGATTATGAATGTGGTTTCAGAGGAATCTACTGTTAAATATTTCACAGAAAAATATGCTTCATGCGAAATCAGATACGGCGACATGAAGAAGCAGCTTGCAGAGGATATTATAAAATTCACTGAACCGATTCGTCTAAGGATCAATGATATATTAACTGACAATAAATATCTTTCAAAGGTGGTGGCTGCAGGTGCGGAGAAAGCACGGGCGAGCGCTTCAAAGACAGTGAGAGAGGTTCGCGAGATTATAGGCTACAGATCATTTTAG
- a CDS encoding TonB-dependent receptor yields MKKSLILICLLPFILLVNSYSQIVTVVDSEDLKPVADVALTNESGSKFIYTNRSGKADISAFGEKDVICFHHFTFERLCLSIEEINKSNFNIKLNRKLFAMEEFVISANRWEQNKTEVPNKITSVLKPLAELQNPQTAADLLAISDEVFIQKSQLGGGSPMIRGFATNRVLIVVDGVRMNNAIYREGNIQNVISLDPSAIEATEIIFGPGATIYGSDAIGGVMDFHTKKALFTTGNKLYIKADAFTRFATANKEKTNHFDLNIGSRKIAFLTSISYSDFSNLKMGSRKHEEYTRPEYVVNNGAKDSVMLNSNRDIQYFSGYSQLNTMNKLRVKLSENLDVVFANHYSRLSDVPRYDRLIQYRSGKLRYGEWYYGPQIWMMNSLQLTLKKGNRLFDELKVTAAQQNYRESRHDRSFGKSTINEQFDEVGILSANFDFDKSLSTDDQLIYYGIEYVNNDVVSNAHTRNITNGALTPAASRYPDGKNRYNSIAAYAGFKNNLTEKITFNTGLRYNYVTLNSSIIDNSFFNVPFTEISMSNGALTGAAGLVFRPDEKMQINLNASTGFRAPNLDDTGKIFDPVAGVVVVPNSDLKSEYAYNIDLGLSKDFAGFLHIDVTGFYTMLNNAMVRHDFLFNGEDSIVYKGVLSKVQAITNANYARVYGTHINVQVNASEHLSIRSSLTLTKGYEEGGIPLRHAAPAFGSTHLVYSTAKITADLYSSYNGARRNKDMPPSESEKPYIYAADENGNPWSPGWFTLNCKATCNFTKWLVVNAGVENILDLRYRPYSSGIVAPGRNFILSLRVIV; encoded by the coding sequence ATGAAAAAGTCTTTGATCCTTATATGCTTATTACCTTTCATTTTACTGGTAAACTCTTATTCACAAATAGTTACTGTTGTTGACAGTGAGGACCTTAAGCCTGTTGCTGATGTTGCACTTACTAATGAGTCGGGATCAAAATTTATCTATACAAACAGATCGGGGAAAGCAGATATTTCTGCGTTTGGAGAGAAGGATGTAATTTGCTTTCATCACTTTACTTTTGAACGGCTTTGCCTTAGTATTGAAGAGATCAATAAGAGCAATTTTAATATTAAACTGAACAGGAAGCTTTTCGCTATGGAAGAGTTTGTGATCTCCGCAAACCGATGGGAGCAGAATAAAACTGAGGTGCCGAATAAGATTACATCTGTTCTTAAACCACTTGCTGAACTTCAGAATCCCCAGACAGCTGCCGATCTCCTTGCAATATCTGATGAGGTTTTTATTCAGAAAAGCCAGCTTGGAGGAGGAAGTCCGATGATAAGGGGATTTGCTACCAACAGAGTACTTATAGTAGTTGACGGCGTTCGAATGAACAATGCAATTTACCGCGAGGGGAATATACAGAACGTTATCTCACTCGATCCTTCTGCAATTGAGGCCACCGAGATAATTTTCGGTCCGGGTGCAACCATCTATGGCAGTGATGCTATAGGCGGGGTGATGGATTTTCATACAAAAAAAGCACTCTTTACCACAGGAAACAAGCTCTACATAAAAGCTGATGCTTTCACCCGTTTTGCTACGGCTAACAAAGAAAAAACGAACCATTTTGACTTAAATATCGGAAGCAGAAAAATTGCTTTTCTTACAAGTATCTCATATTCTGACTTCAGTAATTTAAAAATGGGTTCAAGAAAACATGAGGAATATACCCGTCCCGAATATGTCGTTAACAACGGTGCTAAAGATTCGGTTATGTTAAATTCAAATCGCGATATTCAGTATTTTTCAGGCTATAGCCAGCTGAACACGATGAATAAGCTGAGGGTTAAGCTATCTGAGAATCTCGATGTCGTGTTTGCAAATCACTATTCCAGACTCTCTGATGTTCCAAGGTATGACAGATTAATCCAATACAGGTCGGGAAAACTACGGTATGGCGAATGGTATTACGGTCCGCAGATCTGGATGATGAATAGTCTTCAGCTGACCCTTAAAAAAGGTAACAGGCTTTTCGACGAACTTAAAGTAACCGCAGCTCAGCAAAATTACCGCGAGAGCCGGCACGACAGGAGTTTTGGAAAGAGTACTATCAATGAGCAATTTGATGAAGTGGGTATTTTAAGTGCCAATTTTGATTTTGACAAGAGCCTTTCGACGGATGATCAGCTGATTTATTATGGCATTGAATATGTGAATAACGATGTTGTATCTAATGCTCATACCCGTAATATTACAAACGGTGCCCTAACTCCTGCGGCATCGAGATACCCGGACGGTAAAAACAGGTACAACAGCATTGCAGCATATGCAGGGTTCAAGAATAACCTTACTGAAAAGATAACTTTCAATACAGGATTGAGATATAACTATGTGACACTTAACTCCTCAATAATTGACAACTCTTTTTTCAATGTACCTTTCACTGAAATATCGATGTCAAATGGTGCGCTTACCGGAGCAGCAGGTCTGGTCTTCAGGCCTGATGAAAAGATGCAGATCAATTTAAATGCCTCAACAGGATTCAGAGCTCCCAACCTTGATGATACAGGTAAAATATTCGATCCGGTTGCAGGGGTTGTTGTGGTTCCAAACAGTGATCTTAAATCTGAGTATGCATATAATATCGATCTGGGTCTTTCAAAAGATTTCGCCGGATTTCTTCACATCGATGTTACCGGATTTTATACAATGCTCAACAATGCAATGGTGAGGCACGATTTTCTTTTTAACGGCGAGGATTCAATAGTATACAAGGGGGTTTTAAGCAAGGTGCAGGCCATTACTAACGCAAACTATGCAAGGGTTTATGGTACTCATATTAATGTTCAGGTTAATGCCTCCGAACATCTTTCGATAAGATCATCTCTGACATTAACAAAGGGATATGAAGAGGGAGGAATTCCTTTACGCCATGCTGCTCCTGCTTTTGGCTCAACACATCTGGTTTATTCCACTGCAAAAATCACTGCCGACCTCTATTCATCATATAACGGAGCCAGGAGAAATAAGGACATGCCACCTTCGGAATCTGAAAAGCCCTACATATATGCAGCTGATGAAAATGGCAATCCCTGGTCACCGGGATGGTTTACCCTTAACTGCAAGGCTACCTGTAATTTTACAAAATGGCTTGTTGTTAATGCAGGAGTTGAAAATATTCTCGATTTAAGGTACAGGCCCTATTCATCGGGTATTGTGGCTCCCGGAAGGAATTTTATCTTGTCGCTTAGAGTGATTGTTTAG